In Novipirellula caenicola, the genomic stretch TGATACCAAACATGCCGGCGAACGCCGTCAACCCGATGATCCCATAGACCACCGATGGCACCCCGGCCAAGTTGCTGATGTTCAACTGGATGAAACTGTGAAACCAACGCATCGCGACCGAGCGTGGTTTGAACTCTTCTAAGAAGATTGCGGTCGCCACTCCGATCGGCAGCGTGAACAACGCACATACGCCACACACCCACATCGACCCCAATAGCGCCGGCCGAATCCCGGCGTCCGCCGGTGTCGCACTGGGGGCTGAACTGACAAAGTCCCAATCGAGTCCAGGTAGACCTTGGTAAAAGACCGCACCTAACATGACGGCCAAAATGATCACCGACAACAGTGCCGTGACTTGGCAAAACCGCACAAACCAACGATCGAGTCGGTGGCGACTTTTTAAGTTGCGATGCTTTTTGGAATCGGGTTTGTCGCTGACTTGACTCATTCGTACGCCTCACGAAATCGTTTGCGGACGACGTTGCCAAGCACCGTCAAGCTAAACGTAAGCACAAACAACACGGCCGCGACCGCGTACATCGAATAATATTCCATTCCCTCGTGGCTGGCGTCACCGAGCGCCATCTGGACCATCCATCCGGTCATCGTTTGGATCTCGTTTCGCGGATCCATCGTCATGCGAGCCGTCGCTCCCGCGGCCAATGCAACGATCATTGTTTCGCCAATCGCTCGTGCGATCGCCAACAAGAACGCGGACACCAGCCCCGATAATGCGGCAGGAACGACCACCTTGGTGGCAACGTCAAATCGCGTTCCACCTAATCCGTACGCAGCGTCACGCAGACTTCGTGGGACGGCATGCAGTGCGTCTTCGGACAGCGAGCAAACCGTGGGCAGACAGAGGATCCCCACCGCCAAACCAGCGCTGAACGCATTGAAGACGTTAAAGCCTTCGTGAAAGAATTTCAGTCCCGGCGTGATCACGGTCAATGCAAAGTAACCGTAAACCACCGTGGGAATGCCCGCCAAAATCTCGAGCGTTGGCTTCAGCGTCGACCGCACTTTGCGAGGGGCATATTCACTTAGGTAGACAGCCGTCACTAACCCCAGCGGCAATGCGACAATCATCGCCACCGCCGTGACAAGCAGCGTTCCGGCGACCAGTGGCCAGATACCGATCTCACCCGAAAACAACGGCGACCATTTTGCCGACCCTAAAAACTTGCCGACGCTGACACCGTCCATCGCAAAGAAGCGAAAGGTCTCACGAAACAACACAAAGATGATCGTGAATGTGATGGCAATCGACAACAATGCACTAAGAAACAACATCACGCGAACCAAACGATCGCGGATCCGTGCAGCGATCGGCGACCGCCGCCGTGACGGATGGTGGACGATCGACGTGATGTCATTGGTAGCGTTGATCACGCTCATGAAATTTGTTTTCCGTTCGCATCGTGCTTGGTTTCTCGTCGCGAAACTCGCACGTGAGTTTCGAACCGTCCGTCAATCAACAAACCAACGGCCCTTTCACCGATGAACACTTTAGGGAGTGGATCTTGCTAACGATCCCTTATTCCGCAGGATCTTTAGCAAGATCCACCCCCCCCACTCGATAACGATTACTCGATGTCGACGACGTTTTCGGTTGTATACAGTTCGGCCAATGGACCGCTTCGTTTTTCCAATTCTGCAGTCAAATAGTGGGTCCCGGTAATCCGTTCTTCGTAGTGAGCTCGCACCACTTCGTACATCGAATCTGGCAATGCGACATAGTCGACCATCTCGGCCAACTTGCCCGCTTCCCGCAAATAGAACTCGAGGAACTGCTTGACTTCGGGACGTTTCATCGAGTCGGTTTTGACATAGATGAAAAGGGGACGGCTGAACGGAGCGTACTCTCCATTTTCGATCGTCTCCGGTGTCGGTGCGACCGCTTTGCCAGTATTGGGATCGACAATTTTGACAGCTTTGATCTTGTCAACGTTGGCAAAGTAATACGAAGCGCCGAAGAACCCAATCGCTCCCTTTTCGCCAGCCACCCCCGTGACCAACACGTTGTCGTCTTCGCTAACCGACATGTCATCACGCGGATGTTCATGTTCATCATCCTTGGCGACCACGTCTCCAAAGAAGTAATCGAACGTGCCGGAATCGGTTCCCGGAGCATAGATTTTGATCGGCAACTCGGGCCACTCGGGATTCACATCCTTCCAAGTCTTCGCACCGCCTTCGCGTAGAAAAATCTTCTTCAATTCATCGACCGTCAACTGTTCAACAAAGTCATTTTCTTTGTTGATCACAATCGACAATCCGTCGTACGCGATAGGCAATTCGACGAACGAAACGCCTTTTTCTTTACAAACCTTGAATTCCGAATCTTTGATCGGACGCGATGCATCGGAGATATCAATCTCGCCGTTGGTGAACCGATCGAAACCGCCACCGGTTCCCGAAATGGCCACCGTCACCTTGACGTTTTTGAAGTTTTTACCAAACGCTTCGGCTGCGGCTTCACTAATCGGAGCCACAGTGCTGGAACCATCAATTTCCACAGCACCTTCGATATTGGCGAGCTCGCTTGTTGCCAAGTCGTCAAACGCAATGTCGGAAGTCGATTCGGATGGGCTGGTCGAAGCAGGCCCACAACCGACCATCGCCAAACATACCACCCCTGCCGCCAAAGTTTCGCCAAGCAGCAGGGTGCCATTACGAAACGGTTTCAACGAAATCATTTACCTTCTCCAGGATTCATTGCGAGCACACGAGTCATGAGCGACTCGAACAGCCGAGATCCTAGGGACTAAATGTTAAGATTGCGTTAAGATCGTTTGAAGGCCGCGCGATTATGAAGACAGTTTCGAAGCGGCGTTGTTGCGGGCTCGACATGCACGCCGAGTCCGCTGGGATGGCTCAGTAAAAAACAACACAAAACACGTCGTTTTTTAACGGATTCTCCCCCGCGTGAACTTCCCAGCAGCGGTATCAAGCTGGGTGCAATCAAGCTGAAAAGCGTGATCCCGACGGGGGACGCGGGAGTCATCTCTTTAGCCATGCGGCTTCGGCAATGCGTTCAGCCGCGATTCGAGCGATTTCGCTCGACCACAGTTGCCGCGTTAACTTGCCGCGTTAGATTGCCCGGGGCCGGTATTAACTTAAACCGTAACGCGTTGGCAATCAAGCGTAATCACGCGAGCTTGGCACGCCTAGCTGAGTGGCAAGCGGACCTGGAACGTGCTGCCTTCGCCCGGCTTGCTGCACAACTTCACTGACCCGCCAAACGCTTGGCAGAGATGCTTGACGATTGAAAGCCCCAACCCGGTGCCACCCAATTCGCGTGAGCGTGCTTTGTCGGCTCGATAGAACCGCTCGA encodes the following:
- a CDS encoding PstS family phosphate ABC transporter substrate-binding protein, which produces MISLKPFRNGTLLLGETLAAGVVCLAMVGCGPASTSPSESTSDIAFDDLATSELANIEGAVEIDGSSTVAPISEAAAEAFGKNFKNVKVTVAISGTGGGFDRFTNGEIDISDASRPIKDSEFKVCKEKGVSFVELPIAYDGLSIVINKENDFVEQLTVDELKKIFLREGGAKTWKDVNPEWPELPIKIYAPGTDSGTFDYFFGDVVAKDDEHEHPRDDMSVSEDDNVLVTGVAGEKGAIGFFGASYYFANVDKIKAVKIVDPNTGKAVAPTPETIENGEYAPFSRPLFIYVKTDSMKRPEVKQFLEFYLREAGKLAEMVDYVALPDSMYEVVRAHYEERITGTHYLTAELEKRSGPLAELYTTENVVDIE
- the pstC gene encoding phosphate ABC transporter permease subunit PstC; the encoded protein is MSVINATNDITSIVHHPSRRRSPIAARIRDRLVRVMLFLSALLSIAITFTIIFVLFRETFRFFAMDGVSVGKFLGSAKWSPLFSGEIGIWPLVAGTLLVTAVAMIVALPLGLVTAVYLSEYAPRKVRSTLKPTLEILAGIPTVVYGYFALTVITPGLKFFHEGFNVFNAFSAGLAVGILCLPTVCSLSEDALHAVPRSLRDAAYGLGGTRFDVATKVVVPAALSGLVSAFLLAIARAIGETMIVALAAGATARMTMDPRNEIQTMTGWMVQMALGDASHEGMEYYSMYAVAAVLFVLTFSLTVLGNVVRKRFREAYE